AAAGTTGTATTCCCAGCGGTAGATCGCCACGTCGGCGAACTGCGGCGTCACCTGTGGCAAAACCGCGTGCAGCAGCACTTGCATCGGCGTAGCCCCCGCCGCCCGAGCGGCTTCCACCGGCGCTTCGTCGACGTGCTCGATGGCCTCGGCGAAGAACTTGCCGACCATGCCGACCGAATGCAGACCCAGGGCAAGCACGCCCGGCAAGGCGCCGAACCCTACGGCTGCAACGAAGATGATGCCCATGATCAGCTCCGGCACCGACCGCAGGGCATTGAGCAGCACCCGGGCAACACCGAACACAAGGGGGTGCGGCGCCGTATTGCGCGCTGCAACGAAGGCCACCACCAGCGAGAACACCACTGCGATGGCCGTACCGGCGATGCTCATCGCCAAGGTGTCGATCAAGGGGCGAATCCAGCTTCGATAGCCCGAAAAGTCTGGCGGCATGGCCTCGCCTGCCAGGGTCGCGATGGAGGGCAGCCCGTTCAGCAGCGTGGTGGCATCGAGCAGCCCCACGTACCAGCAGGCCAACAGCACCACTCCGAATACAATCGCCACCTGCCCCAGCTGGCGCCACCAACCGAGGCCGAAGCCTCGAAGGATGTGCTCGCGTTGCTCTGCAGGCAGCGCCTGCACGTCGTAATGAGTAGACATATCGGTGCTCACATCGTGGCGAAGTCGAGGCCGAGCAGCGATCCCATTTTGCGGATCACATCGTAGTCGGCGTCGGTGATTGGCGCGAAGGCCTCGGCCTTGAAGTTGCGCAGCACTTCGGGATCGTCGATACCGACGAATACATCCCGCACCTTGGTTTTCAGCTCGGGGCTCAGGTTCGAGCGCATCGCCCAGGGGTACTGGGGGTATTCGCCGCTGTAACCAAGTACTTTCACCTTGCTCGGATCGATTAGGCCACGTTCGA
This Desulfomicrobium macestii DNA region includes the following protein-coding sequences:
- the phnE gene encoding phosphonate ABC transporter, permease protein PhnE, with the protein product MSTHYDVQALPAEQREHILRGFGLGWWRQLGQVAIVFGVVLLACWYVGLLDATTLLNGLPSIATLAGEAMPPDFSGYRSWIRPLIDTLAMSIAGTAIAVVFSLVVAFVAARNTAPHPLVFGVARVLLNALRSVPELIMGIIFVAAVGFGALPGVLALGLHSVGMVGKFFAEAIEHVDEAPVEAARAAGATPMQVLLHAVLPQVTPQFADVAIYRWEYNFRASTVMGMVGAGGIGFELMGSLRIMQYQEVAAILLVILAMVTLVDAFSGVLRKRFK